The Nocardioides panzhihuensis genome has a segment encoding these proteins:
- the ftsW gene encoding putative lipid II flippase FtsW, with product MTTTSPDQTGSGSAEQARAYPKTVLGYLKAWFHALRVALNRPLAAYYLLLTSTALLLTIGLIMVLSASSVWSYQNLDNSYAIVGRQVLWVIIGVPCAFIASRIRPKHLRRLAWPGYVIACVLLFLTIFLGHDVNGQQNWIGVGPVKIQPSEIAKLAIVLWAAHVYALKERRLDSLHEVLMPVLPGIALATGLVLAGRDLGTALVFFAIVLGMLWVVGAPGRLFGIAISIIGVSVLFLISTDTERLARLTSFADPFKDYHGQGWQPSHGLYALSSGGVLGQGIGASQQKWGDLPEAHTDYIFAVLGEELGLVGTLLVVGLFLTLAFALIKVARQTDRPFVRYFSFGVLVWLLGQMIINVGMVLALLPVIGIPLPLVSYGGSALIPSMVALGVVIGFARREPAAAAALKHRKALAKDRARQAAAYRSAQRNR from the coding sequence GTGACGACCACCAGCCCCGACCAGACCGGTTCCGGCTCGGCCGAGCAGGCCAGGGCGTACCCGAAGACGGTTCTCGGCTACCTCAAGGCCTGGTTCCACGCGCTGCGGGTCGCGCTGAACCGGCCGCTGGCCGCCTACTACCTGCTGCTCACCAGCACGGCCCTGCTGCTGACCATCGGGCTGATCATGGTGCTGAGCGCCTCGAGCGTGTGGTCCTACCAGAACCTGGACAACTCCTACGCGATCGTCGGGCGGCAGGTGCTCTGGGTGATCATCGGCGTCCCGTGCGCGTTCATCGCCTCCAGGATCAGGCCGAAGCACCTGCGTCGGCTGGCCTGGCCGGGATACGTCATCGCCTGTGTGCTGCTCTTCCTGACGATCTTCCTGGGCCACGACGTCAACGGTCAGCAGAACTGGATCGGGGTCGGCCCGGTCAAGATCCAGCCGAGCGAGATCGCCAAGCTGGCGATCGTGCTGTGGGCGGCCCACGTCTACGCGCTCAAGGAGCGTCGCCTCGACAGCCTCCACGAGGTGCTGATGCCGGTCCTGCCCGGCATCGCGCTGGCCACCGGGCTGGTCCTCGCCGGCAGGGACCTCGGCACCGCCCTGGTCTTCTTCGCGATCGTTCTCGGCATGCTCTGGGTGGTCGGCGCGCCCGGGCGGCTGTTCGGGATCGCGATCTCGATCATCGGCGTCTCGGTGCTGTTCCTGATCAGCACCGACACCGAGCGGCTGGCCCGGCTGACCAGCTTCGCGGACCCGTTCAAGGACTACCACGGACAGGGCTGGCAGCCCTCCCACGGTCTCTACGCGCTCAGCTCGGGGGGCGTCCTGGGGCAGGGGATCGGTGCGTCGCAGCAGAAGTGGGGCGACCTGCCCGAGGCCCACACCGACTACATCTTCGCGGTGCTGGGCGAGGAGCTCGGCCTGGTCGGCACCCTGCTCGTCGTCGGCCTCTTCCTGACGCTCGCCTTCGCGCTGATCAAGGTCGCCCGCCAGACCGACCGGCCGTTCGTCCGCTACTTCAGCTTCGGCGTGCTGGTCTGGCTGCTCGGGCAGATGATCATCAACGTCGGGATGGTGCTCGCGCTGCTGCCCGTGATCGGCATCCCGCTGCCGCTGGTCTCCTACGGCGGCTCGGCGCTGATCCCGTCGATGGTCGCCCTGGGCGTCGTCATCGGCTTCGCCCGGCGCGAACCCGCGGCTGCCGCGGCGCTGAAGCACCGTAAAGCCTTGGCAAAGGATCGGGCGCGCCAGGCAGCCGCCTACCGGTCCGCGCAACGCAACCGATAA
- the murG gene encoding undecaprenyldiphospho-muramoylpentapeptide beta-N-acetylglucosaminyltransferase, which translates to MKALLAGGGTAGHTSPLLATADALRRLDPSVEVTCLGTPRGLENQVVPAAGYPLELIPPVPMPRQLSSDLLKVPVNLKGAVEATYEVLDRIRPDVVVGYGGYVSMPAYLAAKRRRIPIVVHEGNAMPGLANKAGARVADRVAVSFPDTKLPKAEYIGLPIRRMISTMDRWALRAEARSFFGLDQHRPTIVVTGGSQGARTINDSVSGAYRTLANNGIQVLHVIGPKNELVSPGPGYHVLNYVDRMDLALAAADLMICRSGANSVIEASAVGVPAVYVPLPIGNGEQSLNARAVVEAGGAMLVADADMNAGWVSANVPPIVTDRARLEAMSKAASDLVPRDADERLARIVLETAANGGRS; encoded by the coding sequence ATGAAGGCCCTCCTCGCCGGCGGTGGCACCGCCGGACACACATCCCCCCTGCTCGCCACGGCTGATGCCCTGCGCCGTCTGGATCCGAGCGTGGAGGTGACCTGCCTCGGCACTCCTCGCGGCTTGGAGAACCAGGTGGTGCCGGCTGCGGGCTACCCGCTCGAGCTCATCCCCCCGGTCCCGATGCCGCGACAGCTCAGCAGCGATCTGCTGAAGGTGCCGGTCAACCTGAAGGGCGCGGTCGAGGCCACCTACGAGGTGCTCGACCGGATCCGGCCGGACGTCGTCGTCGGCTACGGCGGGTACGTCTCGATGCCCGCCTACCTCGCCGCGAAGCGACGTCGCATCCCGATCGTGGTGCACGAGGGCAACGCGATGCCCGGGCTCGCCAACAAGGCGGGCGCCCGGGTCGCCGACCGGGTCGCGGTGAGCTTCCCGGACACCAAGCTGCCCAAGGCCGAGTACATCGGGCTGCCGATCCGCCGGATGATCTCGACGATGGACCGCTGGGCGCTGCGCGCCGAGGCGCGCAGCTTCTTCGGGCTCGACCAGCACCGCCCCACGATCGTGGTCACCGGCGGCTCTCAGGGCGCCCGGACGATCAACGACTCGGTCTCCGGCGCCTACCGGACCCTGGCCAACAACGGGATCCAGGTGCTCCACGTGATCGGCCCCAAGAATGAGCTGGTCTCGCCCGGCCCCGGCTACCACGTGCTCAACTACGTCGACCGGATGGACCTCGCCCTGGCGGCGGCGGACCTGATGATCTGCCGGTCCGGTGCCAACTCGGTGATCGAGGCGAGCGCGGTGGGAGTGCCGGCCGTCTACGTACCTCTCCCGATCGGAAACGGCGAGCAGTCTCTCAACGCGAGGGCGGTCGTCGAGGCCGGTGGCGCGATGCTGGTCGCCGACGCCGACATGAACGCCGGCTGGGTCTCCGCTAACGTGCCGCCGATCGTCACCGACCGCGCCCGACTCGAGGCGATGTCGAAGGCCGCCAGCGACCTGGTTCCGCGCGACGCCGACGAGCGGCTCGCGCGGATCGTGCTGGAGACGGCAGCGAACGGAGGAAGATCG